Within the Corynebacterium sp. sy039 genome, the region CGAGCTTGCACCAAAGTTTGAGAACCGTAATGGTGGTTACACTCGCATTGTTAAACTTGAAAACCGTAAAGGTGACAATGCACCTATGAGCCAGATTTCTCTTGTTCTAGAAGAGACTGTTAGTGCTGAAGCAACTCGCGCAGCACGTGCAGCAGCTTCTAAAAAAGCAGAAGAAACTGAGGAAGCTCCAGCAGCAGAAGAAACCGCTGTTGAAGAGGCCACAGTAGAAACTGAAGAAACTGTAGAATCTGCAGAAAAGGAAGAAGCAGAAGAGAAGTAAGAGAACTTTTCTACTGCCACAATGCCCACTATTTAGTGGGCATTTTTCTTTTCCCTTTTGTTGGCGATTAGTTATGCTGGTGAGGTTAATTGCTTACTCACATCACTCAGATGCAGGATATACCGCGCAAGAAAACACAAGGAAAGAGCGTCGAAAGCGAAGAATATGCATAAGAGATTGCCTGGAATACTACTTATCATGGCCGTATTCATCATATGGATCGGACAATTTATTACCATGCTGCTATGGCAGGGGATATACATGCCGGAGTATTTTCTCATGGGTGATCTTGGGGCACGGACGTGCGTAGAGATTGCAGGTCCAGGGGTACCGCGCTATATCTGTAGCCCAGGGCATCGCATATTCACTACCGCACTGTCTATCGGTGGGGTAGTAATCATTAGTGCAGCGCTGCTGCTGATCAGGGGGCAGAAAACAAAGAACGTGGTCACAGTGGTGCGACCATTACTAGTGTATGCGGGGTTAGGGGCACTCATCGTCGCTGGTTTTGGTGCGTTAGGAATTGCTTTTATCGACTCCAGCACGCATAGTTTTGCACATACTACCGCAATGAGCATTTTTATTTTTTCTTTGTGGGGTTGTTTAGTGAGCTTATGTATTCATGCACTGCGGTATCGTCATCATCGCTCGCGAATGCTCAGCAGCCACGAAAGTGTTGACACGGCGTATGAGAATCTGATCACCCCAATAATTGCATGGTGTGGGATTGTATTATTAGTCATTTCTCTTGTTGGTTTTGGGCTTTTTATTTCTTCCACATCTCCAGCTCCTTATGGCACTTATCAGCATATGAGCTGTGATAGTTTATTGCTGTGGCTGCTGATGTTTGGTGCAGCATTAGGCTTTGGATCGACGAAGAATAGGCAGCTGCGTCGGCAAGCGCAAAGAGATAAAGATGCTGCGATAGTGGCAGCACAAGAGGCATTAACCCAATCAAGTAGCGCCGGCAATGGAAAGATGAATAATGAGTGATGAGATCTTAAGACTGAGATTAGACATTGCCTATGATGGCACGGATTTTCATGGTTGGGCACGTCAAGGGGATCAAGAACTACGGACAGTGCAACGTGTCCTAGAGGATAATCTGAGTCTTATTTTGCGGTATCCGATTGCTCTGACAGTTGCTGGACGTACTGATGCCGGGGTGCATGCTAGTGGGCAGGTAGCGCACTGTGATGTCCCTGCGCATGCGCTTGATACTCGTAGTATTGCTGGTGATCCTCAGCGACTGGTACGCAGGTTAGCACGGCTACTTCCTGAGGATGTTCGTGTCAATAACTGCACACGCGTCCCTCAAACCTTTGATGCTCGTTTTTCTGCTTTACGACGACACTATCGCTATCGAATTACCACTGCTCAACGCGGTGCTTTACCGACGCGTTTGCGAGACACTGCAACCTGGAATCACGATGTGGATATGCTTGTCATGCAAACAATCGCTGATTCTTTAGTAGGACTACATGATTTTGCTGCCTTTTGTAAATACCGTGAAGGCGCAACGACAATTCGACATCTTGAGCATTTTTCATGGCGAGATATATCAACGCCACAGGAACCGCAACTCTATGAAGCTCATGTCGTTGCAGATGCTTTTTGCTGGTCAATGGTGAGATCCCTGGTAGGAGCCTGTCTGGTGGCAGGAGAAGGGAAACGACCAGCAGATTTTGCGTCCTCTCTCTTAGCCCAAGAAGCTCGATCCTCTTTAGTGCCTGTAGCACCAGCTCGAGGTTTAACCTTGACCGCTGTAGATTATCCAGAGGAGGAACAATTGGCGCAGCGAGCAGTGCAAACAAGAGCTAAGCGCGAAGTGATTTAGGGTAGAAATGCTTTTGGGGTGGTGTTGGGATGATGGTGGGTTTGAGCGTTGCAATCATCTACTACACCACGATGATTGCTGAGTCAGGACTCACCACTAGCTAGCCATATCGTCCTAGCCATATCTCCTTTTTTATTTTATAATGCTAACATCTTTGTGTTTCCTTTCGGTCATGTTGTGTATCAGAAGGAAACATAGGAAACAGGGGCTATAAGGGATAAAAATAGGGGGTAGTGTGGTTAGGTTTAATCCAACAACAAAAGCGCAATTATCTGGGCATAAGTTTCTTAAGCGGCGCATTGAACACGGGCTAGCTTTGGGAGATATCCGGATGATTCATGACCCACTGGCTAGACGTCGTAGAGCTTTGTTCTTTGGGCTTGCAACGAGTGCATTGTTGGTGGTTGGCTCATTGGCTCTAGCGTTTTTTGCTCCACAGGCGCATCCGGGTGACGCACGTATTATTGAAGCTCAATCTGGGCAGCTTTTTGTGCAGATCGACCAAGCGTATCATCCGGTAAATAATTTGGCGTCAGCGCGTTTGGTGGTTGGAGAAGCGGAAAAACCTCAACGCATTTCCGATAGTCTATTAGCGGATTTTCCGAAAGCGGTTCCTATTGGGATTATTGACGCTCCAGGAATTTTTGATTCCAGGAGACACCCTTATGCGTTAGATTGGTTTGCGTGCCACTACACTGATACACCCGAAACACGTACGCAGGTTGCAGCAGATAGGCTGACCCTTATTGCTCATAAAAGAAGTGAAAACATCAAGCAGTATGCTTTATCGGATATAGGTGATTCAGGGCATCAAGCAGCATTTTTGGCACGAGTTGCTGACCAAGATTATCTTGTTACAGCTGCTGGTCGTCAATTATTACCTCCGGAAGAATCGCCTTTTGGTCGTAGCGTTCGACGTTCCTTAGGTATTAGTCACCAGACGCCCAGGTGGATACCGCCTGCAGAGTTATTTAGTGCGATTACAGAGCTTGTTCCTATGGCTGTGCCAGATCCTCGGGCACAGGTTTGGAAAACATCTACTTCTTTCGAGGAAGAAACCCGCAGCACAGAACTATCTGCTGAAGGTAAGTCGGTTTTGCAGGAACAATTTTGGTTGTATTTAGATGATAAGGTCACAGAAATTAGCACACTACAAGCAGAGATTTTGGTTGAACTAGGATATGTGCTTCAGACAGTGCAATCGGCAGAGATTGCGAATAAAGAGGATCTGAACTATGAGGTGCTTTTGCTATCTCAGCTAGTTGAGATGGAGAATCCAAGTAAGAAAAATGTTTGTGTTACTCAGCAGGCACAGGTTGTGCTCCTTGAAGAAAATACGCAGCCTTTAATGCTATCGGGCAGTAGTGTTGCTACACACTATCAATCGGTAGGTACAAGTATTGCAGTTGATACTGGGCAAGGCA harbors:
- the eccB gene encoding type VII secretion protein EccB — encoded protein: MVRFNPTTKAQLSGHKFLKRRIEHGLALGDIRMIHDPLARRRRALFFGLATSALLVVGSLALAFFAPQAHPGDARIIEAQSGQLFVQIDQAYHPVNNLASARLVVGEAEKPQRISDSLLADFPKAVPIGIIDAPGIFDSRRHPYALDWFACHYTDTPETRTQVAADRLTLIAHKRSENIKQYALSDIGDSGHQAAFLARVADQDYLVTAAGRQLLPPEESPFGRSVRRSLGISHQTPRWIPPAELFSAITELVPMAVPDPRAQVWKTSTSFEEETRSTELSAEGKSVLQEQFWLYLDDKVTEISTLQAEILVELGYVLQTVQSAEIANKEDLNYEVLLLSQLVEMENPSKKNVCVTQQAQVVLLEENTQPLMLSGSSVATHYQSVGTSIAVDTGQGTHIISETGLRHQVADQGTLEALGIGEVHDIPWLFLRLLPEGTPLTKEKALMPIY
- the truA gene encoding tRNA pseudouridine(38-40) synthase TruA; translation: MSDEILRLRLDIAYDGTDFHGWARQGDQELRTVQRVLEDNLSLILRYPIALTVAGRTDAGVHASGQVAHCDVPAHALDTRSIAGDPQRLVRRLARLLPEDVRVNNCTRVPQTFDARFSALRRHYRYRITTAQRGALPTRLRDTATWNHDVDMLVMQTIADSLVGLHDFAAFCKYREGATTIRHLEHFSWRDISTPQEPQLYEAHVVADAFCWSMVRSLVGACLVAGEGKRPADFASSLLAQEARSSLVPVAPARGLTLTAVDYPEEEQLAQRAVQTRAKREVI
- the rplQ gene encoding 50S ribosomal protein L17 translates to MPTPKKGARLGGSASHQKHILSNLAAQLFEHGAIKTTDAKAKALRPYAEKLITKAKSGSVADRRNVLKLVPNKEIVAYLFNELAPKFENRNGGYTRIVKLENRKGDNAPMSQISLVLEETVSAEATRAARAAASKKAEETEEAPAAEETAVEEATVETEETVESAEKEEAEEK